The proteins below come from a single Erysipelothrix piscisicarius genomic window:
- a CDS encoding ClC family H(+)/Cl(-) exchange transporter, whose product MKKKEQIINYFDKTRLAFIGKGILVGICAGLVVSLFRYLIEELLGLVKLGYALLHINPQMILFWVIASIILAVVLGLFIKKDPMIKGSGIPQIEGQILGVMHMNWLSIVLRKGVAGVLAIGSGLFLGREGPSIQLGAAVGQGVNEGFKGNRMSEKVLVSSGAGAGLAAAFNAPVAGLLFVLEEVHHNFSPLVLLTTLAATTTANFISLYFFGLRPILSFGYLQTFELKHYGFLVFLGVLLGVAGFIYQKVVLWIPTVYSKLKKMPPYFYGVIPFILVIPIGYFYPHLIGGGSDIIHLLAENPFGLSTLISIFILRFIFSMISYGSGLPGGIFLPILSLGSLLGAIYGVFLTTQFGFDPNLLKSFIVIAMAGYFTAIGKAPLTAIVLITEMVGNFDQLMPMAVVSLVAYVISDLCGGEPVYEAMLERLVGEREPNITGQKVIVELCVHVESALDGCMVRDVSWPRSSLLTGISRGDHEFIPHGDSIICAGDTLMILTNRDSSAEVREYLSSYVGVKKPV is encoded by the coding sequence TTGAAGAAAAAAGAACAGATTATTAATTATTTTGATAAGACGCGTTTAGCCTTTATTGGTAAGGGAATACTGGTAGGTATCTGCGCAGGTCTTGTTGTCAGTTTATTTCGATATCTTATTGAGGAATTGTTAGGACTTGTGAAGTTGGGTTATGCACTCTTACACATTAATCCTCAAATGATTCTTTTTTGGGTTATCGCATCAATCATCCTTGCGGTGGTTTTGGGGCTCTTTATTAAAAAAGATCCAATGATTAAAGGCAGTGGTATTCCGCAAATTGAAGGTCAAATATTAGGGGTAATGCACATGAATTGGCTCTCGATTGTTTTGCGAAAAGGAGTTGCGGGTGTTTTGGCTATTGGATCTGGGCTCTTTTTAGGTAGAGAAGGACCTTCGATTCAGTTAGGTGCAGCCGTTGGACAAGGTGTTAATGAAGGATTTAAAGGCAATAGGATGTCTGAAAAGGTATTGGTCTCAAGTGGAGCAGGAGCGGGTCTCGCCGCGGCGTTTAACGCTCCGGTAGCAGGGTTGTTGTTTGTATTGGAAGAGGTTCATCATAATTTCTCGCCACTTGTTCTTCTAACGACACTTGCGGCAACGACAACAGCAAATTTTATTTCACTTTACTTTTTTGGTTTAAGACCAATCCTATCGTTTGGATATTTACAAACATTTGAATTGAAGCATTATGGATTCTTAGTGTTCTTAGGTGTGCTTTTAGGTGTAGCGGGCTTTATCTACCAAAAAGTCGTTCTCTGGATACCTACGGTCTACAGCAAGCTCAAAAAAATGCCACCATATTTTTACGGAGTTATTCCATTTATCCTCGTAATTCCGATTGGTTATTTTTATCCACACTTAATTGGAGGAGGGAGTGATATTATTCATCTTCTTGCGGAGAATCCTTTTGGACTTTCCACACTCATTTCAATCTTTATTCTAAGATTTATATTCTCGATGATTTCTTATGGTTCTGGTCTACCAGGAGGTATATTTTTACCAATTCTTTCTCTTGGTTCCTTGTTAGGGGCAATATATGGTGTATTTTTAACGACACAGTTTGGCTTCGATCCGAACCTTTTAAAATCATTTATTGTGATTGCAATGGCAGGGTACTTTACCGCCATTGGTAAAGCACCGCTCACGGCAATTGTGCTAATCACTGAGATGGTTGGTAATTTTGATCAACTGATGCCGATGGCGGTTGTTTCTTTGGTTGCTTATGTCATTTCGGATTTATGTGGGGGAGAACCTGTGTATGAAGCGATGTTGGAACGTTTGGTGGGAGAACGGGAACCCAATATTACCGGTCAAAAAGTTATTGTTGAACTGTGTGTGCACGTTGAAAGTGCTCTTGACGGTTGCATGGTTCGCGATGTTAGTTGGCCAAGATCAAGTCTTTTGACAGGGATAAGTCGGGGAGACCATGAATTTATTCCACATGGAGATAGTATTATTTGTGCGGGTGATACATTAATGATTTTAACTAATCGTGATTCAAGCGCAGAAGTACGTGAGTATCTTTCCAGTTACGTAGGGGTTAAAAAACCAGTTTAG
- a CDS encoding glycosyltransferase family 4 protein, giving the protein MKILLYQKGEKAFSKSGIGRAMKHQVRALTEAKVDFTTNTQDDYDLVHINTVDFGARMFARKAHRRGKKVVYHAHSTEEDFRNSFMFSNQIAPLFKKHIVSSYKLGDYILTPTPYSKRILEGYGITIPIEDISNGIDLSRFEYRAEKVQAFREYFKIKEGQPVVVSVGLYFERKGLPDFMEVARKMPEVTFIWFGHTPLASVTQKIRDAIKQKPDNVLLPGYIAGDIIEGAYMCADLFFFPSYEETEGIVVLEALAAHCQTLVRNIGVYDPWLVDGENCYKGECNEDFIRIVQGCLDQTLPSTTEAGYQVAKDRSIKAIGEQLRGIYTKVLNQDSNIFK; this is encoded by the coding sequence ATGAAAATATTACTCTATCAAAAGGGCGAGAAAGCATTTAGTAAATCGGGAATTGGACGTGCAATGAAGCACCAAGTTCGTGCATTGACCGAAGCTAAAGTCGATTTCACAACAAACACGCAAGACGACTATGATTTGGTTCATATTAATACTGTGGATTTTGGTGCGCGCATGTTTGCACGTAAAGCCCATCGTCGGGGTAAAAAGGTTGTGTATCACGCCCATTCTACCGAGGAAGACTTCCGAAATTCATTTATGTTTTCCAATCAAATTGCCCCACTCTTTAAAAAACATATTGTTTCAAGTTATAAGTTGGGGGATTATATTTTGACACCAACACCCTATTCCAAGCGAATTCTTGAAGGATATGGAATCACGATCCCAATTGAAGATATTTCCAACGGCATTGATTTAAGTCGATTTGAATATCGTGCTGAAAAGGTTCAAGCATTTAGAGAGTACTTTAAGATTAAAGAAGGTCAACCTGTAGTGGTTTCGGTGGGACTCTATTTTGAACGCAAAGGATTGCCTGATTTTATGGAAGTTGCTCGCAAGATGCCCGAGGTAACATTCATTTGGTTTGGTCACACTCCGCTTGCAAGTGTTACACAAAAGATTCGTGATGCGATTAAACAGAAACCGGATAATGTCTTACTACCTGGTTATATTGCGGGCGATATTATTGAAGGGGCATATATGTGTGCTGATCTGTTCTTTTTCCCATCTTACGAAGAGACAGAGGGTATCGTTGTTTTGGAAGCATTGGCTGCACATTGCCAAACCCTTGTTCGAAATATTGGCGTATACGATCCATGGCTTGTGGATGGTGAGAATTGTTATAAGGGTGAATGTAATGAGGATTTTATCCGCATTGTTCAAGGATGTCTTGATCAAACTTTGCCTTCTACAACTGAAGCAGGATATCAAGTAGCGAAAGATCGCAGTATTAAAGCGATTGGGGAACAATTAAGAGGGATTTATACAAAAGTTTTAAATCAGGATTCCAACATCTTTAAGTAA
- a CDS encoding 3'-5' exonuclease, whose amino-acid sequence MRSVGENLLNFVPNFTVIDLETTGRSNKFEDVTELSAIKYRNYKQVDAFSTLVKPDNSILPFVVELTGITEEMVSDAPKINEVIEQFVEFIGTDVILGHNVMFDYGLVYDAYLDVVGKRMHNDYVDTLRVSRLLNKDSKNHKLETLCIYFNVERLVGHRGSEDCLQTAEVYIKMKDKYKRLRQIQKEQKPKVYPVEKGAE is encoded by the coding sequence ATGCGAAGTGTAGGAGAAAATCTACTGAATTTTGTTCCTAATTTTACGGTAATTGACTTAGAAACAACAGGGCGTAGTAATAAGTTTGAAGACGTAACGGAATTAAGTGCGATAAAGTATCGAAATTATAAACAAGTCGATGCATTTTCCACATTGGTAAAACCTGATAATTCAATTCTTCCTTTTGTTGTAGAGCTAACTGGCATTACCGAAGAAATGGTTTCCGATGCACCTAAAATAAATGAGGTTATCGAACAATTTGTTGAGTTTATTGGGACTGATGTTATTCTTGGTCATAATGTAATGTTTGATTATGGTCTTGTTTATGATGCTTATCTCGATGTTGTTGGGAAACGTATGCATAACGATTACGTTGATACGCTCCGCGTTTCAAGGCTTTTAAATAAAGATTCTAAGAACCATAAATTAGAAACTTTATGTATTTACTTTAATGTTGAGCGTTTAGTGGGACATCGAGGTTCAGAAGATTGTCTTCAGACTGCAGAAGTCTATATCAAAATGAAGGATAAGTATAAACGCCTACGACAGATTCAAAAAGAACAAAAACCAAAAGTATATCCTGTAGAAAAGGGGGCAGAATAA
- a CDS encoding lipoprotein has protein sequence MKRLSVFLVLLLILTGCSDTPENRKWLNRL, from the coding sequence ATGAAACGTCTAAGTGTTTTTTTAGTTCTATTACTAATTTTAACGGGTTGCAGCGATACGCCGGAAAACCGGAAGTGGTTGAACCGCCTGTGA
- the htpG gene encoding molecular chaperone HtpG, which translates to MARTKQFKAESKRLLDLMINSIYTNKEIFLRELISNASDAEDKLYYKSLQDTSIEISKDDLKIEIELDEENRTLTIHDYGIGMTEKELETYLGTIAKSDSHAFKKALEEGDDAVDVIGQFGVGFYSAFMVSDHVDVISKAYGSEAAYKFSSDGLDGFKIEAAEREKHGTTIVCKIKDNTDDEFYERFIDEYTIKNLIKTYSDYIRYPIEMKVEDEVEVLNSMIPIWKRSKNDVTEEALNQFYRDKFNDYDDPFKTIQMKVEGNPSFDALLFIPKHVPMDFYSQSFEPGLQLYSRGVFIMDHSKSLIPEEFRFVRGLVDSPDLNLNISREILQHDRQLAAISKRIERKIKSELELMMKNDRESYESFWKNFGLSIKYGIYTSYGSKSDALKDLVLFKSSQGDDLVAFKEYMERMKEDQEEIYYVSGENETKCAHLPQTEFVVSKGYEVLYFTDEIDEFAIQMLREYGGKAFKSINQGDLDLVDDETKKSIEAKKETHKLLIEALKEALKDEVDDVTLSTRLVNHPVCLVSEEGVSFEMEKVLNAIPDQGEHVKAKRILEINPEHPLLDALENVHQNKPEELGDFATILYDQACLIEGLPIKDPVTFSKRVADLMVASAK; encoded by the coding sequence ATGGCTCGAACAAAACAATTTAAAGCTGAATCAAAAAGGCTACTGGACTTAATGATTAATTCTATCTATACAAACAAGGAAATTTTCTTGCGAGAACTCATATCAAATGCGAGTGATGCGGAAGATAAACTTTACTATAAATCTTTGCAGGATACCTCGATTGAAATCAGTAAAGACGATCTAAAAATAGAAATTGAATTGGATGAGGAGAACCGTACCTTAACCATTCATGACTATGGTATTGGTATGACTGAAAAAGAATTAGAAACTTATCTGGGGACAATTGCGAAAAGTGATTCGCATGCCTTTAAAAAAGCGCTTGAGGAAGGTGATGATGCGGTTGACGTCATTGGCCAATTCGGTGTGGGTTTCTACTCTGCGTTTATGGTAAGTGATCACGTTGATGTTATCTCAAAGGCTTATGGTTCTGAAGCTGCTTATAAGTTTAGCTCGGATGGATTAGATGGATTTAAAATTGAAGCAGCAGAACGGGAAAAACACGGAACCACAATCGTATGTAAGATTAAAGACAATACGGATGACGAATTTTATGAACGATTTATTGATGAGTACACAATCAAGAATTTAATCAAAACATATTCAGATTACATTCGTTATCCAATTGAAATGAAAGTAGAAGACGAAGTCGAAGTTTTAAACTCAATGATTCCAATTTGGAAACGATCCAAAAATGATGTTACTGAGGAAGCATTAAATCAATTCTATAGAGATAAATTCAATGATTATGATGATCCATTTAAAACAATTCAGATGAAAGTTGAAGGAAACCCTTCTTTCGATGCATTACTGTTTATTCCCAAACATGTTCCAATGGATTTCTACTCACAATCCTTTGAACCCGGACTCCAACTTTACAGTCGTGGCGTGTTTATCATGGATCACAGCAAGTCTTTAATTCCGGAAGAATTCCGATTTGTAAGAGGACTTGTGGATTCACCTGATTTAAATCTAAATATTTCACGTGAAATCCTACAACATGATCGACAACTTGCTGCGATTTCAAAACGAATTGAACGAAAGATCAAAAGCGAACTAGAGCTAATGATGAAAAACGATCGTGAATCGTATGAATCATTCTGGAAAAACTTTGGTCTTTCAATCAAATATGGTATTTACACGTCTTACGGATCAAAAAGCGATGCCTTAAAGGATCTTGTCCTCTTTAAGAGTTCACAGGGTGATGATTTGGTAGCGTTCAAAGAATATATGGAACGTATGAAAGAAGATCAAGAAGAAATCTATTATGTTTCTGGTGAAAACGAAACAAAATGTGCTCATCTACCTCAGACTGAATTTGTTGTTTCAAAAGGTTATGAAGTACTTTATTTCACAGATGAGATTGATGAATTTGCAATTCAAATGTTGCGTGAGTATGGGGGCAAAGCCTTCAAATCAATTAATCAAGGGGACCTTGATTTAGTTGATGATGAAACTAAAAAATCAATTGAAGCGAAAAAAGAAACGCATAAACTTTTAATTGAAGCATTAAAAGAAGCTTTAAAGGATGAAGTTGATGATGTAACCTTATCCACTCGCCTCGTAAATCACCCAGTGTGTCTCGTCAGTGAAGAGGGTGTTTCATTTGAGATGGAGAAAGTGTTGAATGCGATTCCTGATCAAGGGGAACACGTGAAAGCAAAACGGATTTTAGAAATTAATCCAGAACATCCACTGCTTGATGCACTTGAAAATGTTCATCAAAACAAACCTGAGGAACTCGGTGATTTTGCGACCATCTTATATGATCAAGCATGTCTAATCGAAGGACTTCCTATTAAAGACCCAGTAACATTCTCAAAACGCGTTGCTGACTTAATGGTAGCTTCCGCAAAATAA
- a CDS encoding transcription repressor NadR, protein MHGDMRRTQIITKLIESEHAISANQFAKRFNVSRQIIVGDVALLRAQGHDIIATGKGYLMNRIDANRNIYTLAMQHNHQDTQRELEIFIKHHAQVLDVTVEHPIYGYLTGQLKIQSQEDIDLFMNQNPELLASLTNGIHLHRVAVSEENYADLITELKKHAFLYESN, encoded by the coding sequence ATGCATGGCGATATGCGACGTACACAAATTATTACAAAATTGATAGAATCCGAGCATGCAATCAGTGCAAATCAGTTCGCAAAACGTTTCAATGTCTCACGACAGATTATTGTTGGTGATGTCGCACTACTTAGAGCGCAAGGGCACGATATCATCGCAACGGGTAAGGGTTATCTCATGAATCGTATTGATGCGAATCGAAATATATACACCTTGGCGATGCAACACAATCACCAGGATACCCAAAGAGAATTAGAAATATTCATTAAGCATCACGCTCAAGTTTTGGATGTCACCGTTGAACATCCAATTTATGGTTACCTTACAGGGCAATTAAAAATCCAATCTCAAGAGGATATAGACCTTTTTATGAATCAAAACCCCGAATTGCTTGCCTCCTTAACCAATGGTATTCACTTGCATCGCGTTGCCGTCTCTGAAGAAAATTACGCCGATTTAATCACTGAATTAAAAAAACATGCGTTTCTCTATGAAAGTAACTAG
- a CDS encoding arsenate reductase family protein: MKPLFIYYPKCSTCKRAVKYLEENNIDVVYRDMMLENPTKAELKEWLQISGLPIKRFFNTSGIVYREMKLKDKLPEMSDDEALELLSTTGRLVRRPLLIGDHGVFVGFHEEMYETLK, translated from the coding sequence ATGAAACCATTATTTATTTACTATCCAAAATGTTCCACATGCAAACGCGCTGTAAAATATTTGGAAGAAAACAATATCGATGTTGTTTATCGAGACATGATGCTTGAAAATCCAACGAAAGCAGAATTAAAAGAATGGCTCCAGATTAGTGGCTTGCCTATTAAACGCTTTTTTAATACATCTGGGATTGTTTATCGCGAAATGAAACTTAAAGATAAACTTCCTGAAATGAGCGATGATGAAGCCCTTGAATTGCTCTCTACAACCGGTCGTTTAGTTCGTAGACCGTTATTAATTGGAGACCATGGTGTGTTTGTTGGGTTCCACGAAGAGATGTATGAGACCTTAAAGTAA